The stretch of DNA GAACGCCTGCAGGGAATCACCATTGAGGATCGAATCCTTTTCTGCCGGCAGATTTCAACAATGCTCAGCGCCGGGGTTACGGTTTTACAGGCCTTGAAAATCATGGGTAAGCAGATTACCAATCCACAACTTGCGCAAATTATTCTAGATGTTTCAGCGAATGTCGAGGGAGGCGAAAGTTTAAGTAATTCTTTCTCAAGATTTCCCAAAGCATTTAACCAGTTGTTTCAAAACGTCATCAAAATTGGTGAAGAATCAGGCAATCTTGATAATTCTTTTAGCTATTTAGCCGTTCTATACGAAAACGAAAAAGACATCCGGGAACGCATAAAATCCGCGACGCGGTATCCCAAGATAGTAGTATCTGCATTATTCGGCGCCGTCTTCTTTCTGATGACTTTTGTTGTTCCCAAATTTATCCTGCTCTTTGCCAAATCCAAGGTTGCCCTGCCTCTTCCCACCAAAATTCTTATTTCCATCAGCAGCCTGTTTGCCAACCATTATCTTTTAATCATCGGCAGCATCATACTTATGGGTGTTTCATACCGCATCGCCTTGAATTATGAGGGATTCATCATCGCCCGGGATACCCTGATACTCAAAACGCCTGTCTTCAGCAACCTCTATATAAAGATATACATGTCCCGATTCTGCAGAGTTTTTGCCGTTCTGACCAAGAGCGGTATTGATATAATAAAAACCCTGAAACTGGCATCAACAGCACTGGAAAACATCATTCTTTTTCGAATGATTGAAGATGTTACGGATAATGTTGAAAAAGGGATGAATATGCATGAAGCAATGAATAAACATCCTCTGCTGCCGGCCATGGTGGTCCAGATGGTTGCAGTGGGCGAGGAATCCGGCCAGCTTGATACAATGATGGACAAGGTCGCTGATTATTATGAAATCGAGACCGACTATACGATCAAAAACCTTTCCACACTGATCGAACCCTTACTCCTTCTTTTCATGGGGGTCATGGTGGGATTCATCGCACTCGCCATTTTCATGCCCATGTGGAACATGATGAATGTCATGCGTTGATAATGAAATTCACGTTTACAAATTCGCTCATCCAGCGATACATCCACTTTGTTGTACTCTCCTTTTTAATCATCATTATTTACTACCCATCCCTGAACGTACGATTCATCTTTGATGATTATATAAATATCGTTTTTAACTCTGCAGTCCATCCGGAAAAACTTTCTGAAATATTTTCTGCCTTGCATTCCGAAATCAGCGGCAACCGGCCGTTGGCAATGCTCAGTTTTGCCGCAAATTTTCTTATTGATGATCTCAACGTTATCGGCTACCGGGTCGTCAATATCCTCATTCATATCGCCAACACCCTTTTGCTCTACAGCCTTTTAGCATTATTACTGTCACTCAAAACCAGCCACAGCCCACAACAGGATGCCCACGGTTCAATGAACCATAGGGATCTTGCCTTCTGGTCCGCAGCCCTCTGGGCCGTTAATCCGGTACAGACCCAGGCCGTCACCTATATTGTCCAGAGGATGACTTCCCTGGCAACTCTTTTTTACCTGGCAGCACTGTATTGTTTCCTCCTGTATAAAAGCGGCGCGGTTTCACGTTTTCGAGCTGTTGCGCTGATCCTGCTGTGTTTTATCCTGGGCATGGCGAGCAAAGAAATTGCCATCACCATGCCTTTTGCCATCCTGCTGCTTGGCTTTGTTTTTTATAAGTATCAATTTTCAGGCAGGCATTTACTGATACTTTTCCTGGCCGTAAGCGTTACGGCAACGGTCTCTTTTTTTCTGATGGGATGGCAGTTTCCAGACTGGTCACTGCAATATCCCAACAGGAACTTTTCGCCCTGGGAAAGAGTAATGACCGAATGGCGGGTAGTCTGGCATTATCTGGGGTTATTCTTTTTCCCGCTCCCTGCACACCTCCATCTCACCTATGATGTGCCGATT from Pseudomonadota bacterium encodes:
- a CDS encoding type II secretion system F family protein, whose amino-acid sequence is MPLFQYEAINSLGNAVNGTHTAELAMEVEQWLHKQGLSPVDIHIIAGSDAAQQSKPTLRERLQGITIEDRILFCRQISTMLSAGVTVLQALKIMGKQITNPQLAQIILDVSANVEGGESLSNSFSRFPKAFNQLFQNVIKIGEESGNLDNSFSYLAVLYENEKDIRERIKSATRYPKIVVSALFGAVFFLMTFVVPKFILLFAKSKVALPLPTKILISISSLFANHYLLIIGSIILMGVSYRIALNYEGFIIARDTLILKTPVFSNLYIKIYMSRFCRVFAVLTKSGIDIIKTLKLASTALENIILFRMIEDVTDNVEKGMNMHEAMNKHPLLPAMVVQMVAVGEESGQLDTMMDKVADYYEIETDYTIKNLSTLIEPLLLLFMGVMVGFIALAIFMPMWNMMNVMR